The following coding sequences lie in one Gemmatimonadota bacterium genomic window:
- a CDS encoding mannonate dehydratase: MIKVAAWCQDPSDATLRQLTQLGVDCVDALPLPTDDRGVFNLDEALKIKKRVHSWGLQVNRISLPGLSKRFMDEEDGAEEELDVACESVQVLGEAGYPLGRVHFDYSTDPWMIGHYRASHRGGYLARGDSLSLAEGDEPPAIAVREQRWGRVCAAYERLVPVAEATGVRLMMHPSDPPTQDALFGGLGFHRVIDAFPNPCVGYLYCCGTRAEAGGLPLVLDEIHNYGRKGRLFEVHFRNVRASFATAGAFEEVLLDDGDMNMFKILRELKRVGYDGCLNPDHYPTLEGDGHAGNTHALAYSVGYIKALLAALACE, encoded by the coding sequence GCGACGTTGCGCCAGCTAACCCAGTTGGGCGTCGATTGCGTCGATGCCCTGCCATTGCCGACCGATGACCGTGGCGTTTTCAATCTGGACGAGGCATTGAAAATAAAGAAACGGGTTCATTCCTGGGGTCTGCAGGTGAATCGCATCAGTTTGCCCGGTCTATCGAAGCGGTTCATGGACGAAGAGGATGGCGCTGAGGAGGAGCTCGACGTCGCGTGCGAGTCCGTCCAGGTCCTTGGCGAAGCAGGCTATCCTCTTGGACGGGTGCACTTCGACTATTCCACAGATCCCTGGATGATTGGACACTATCGGGCATCGCACCGCGGTGGTTACCTGGCTCGAGGGGACAGTTTGTCACTCGCAGAGGGGGATGAGCCGCCGGCCATAGCAGTGCGGGAGCAGCGGTGGGGACGCGTCTGTGCGGCTTACGAACGGCTCGTGCCCGTCGCGGAAGCCACAGGCGTCAGACTGATGATGCATCCCTCCGACCCTCCGACGCAGGATGCGCTCTTCGGCGGGCTGGGATTTCACCGAGTGATCGATGCCTTTCCGAACCCGTGTGTCGGCTATCTTTACTGTTGTGGGACACGCGCGGAGGCTGGAGGACTTCCACTCGTCCTGGACGAGATTCACAACTACGGGCGAAAAGGACGTCTCTTCGAGGTTCACTTTCGAAATGTACGGGCGAGCTTTGCAACTGCCGGTGCGTTCGAAGAGGTCCTGCTCGACGATGGGGACATGAACATGTTCAAGATCCTGCGCGAGTTGAAGCGGGTGGGTTACGACGGCTGTCTGAATCCCGACCACTATCCGACGCTCGAAGGGGATGGGCATGCTGGCAATACCCACGCGCTCGCCTACTCAGTCGGGTATATCAAAGCTTTGTTGGCCGCACTTGCGTGTGAGTAG